A DNA window from Helianthus annuus cultivar XRQ/B chromosome 15, HanXRQr2.0-SUNRISE, whole genome shotgun sequence contains the following coding sequences:
- the LOC110912507 gene encoding mitogen-activated protein kinase kinase kinase 17, which produces MIWVRGKTIGQGSFAAVSLAKPTKQSSNLPSILAVKSCGLSQSESLQNEKMVLEELKDCPEIIRCYGDSITVENGVKLYNVALEYASGGALSEKVKISGNFRLPENEVRRVTKSVLNGLDFIHGNGFVHCDIKLQNILLDSNGAVKIADFGLAKKITPLNNLNSPVKWGIRGTPIYMSPEMVTGGEQGPAADVWAVGCMVVEMITGEPVWKCCDFGALLMKIGIGGEIPEIPGKLLLSDEGKDFLGKCFLKDPRERWTAEMLLRHPFVNSVVECEEDAENQISPRDPFDFFDWEVESERSVTSDLELEFELSAVSLATRLGGLMTCQQPDWSVSGSWLKVR; this is translated from the coding sequence ATGATCTGGGTCAGAGGTAAAACCATCGGTCAGGGAAGCTTTGCAGCTGTCAGTTTAGCAAAACCCACAAAACAGAGTTCAAATTTACCCTCAATTTTGGCGGTAAAATCATGCGGTTTATCGCAATCCGAATCGTTACAGAACGAGAAAATGGTATTGGAAGAGCTTAAAGATTGCCCGGAGATTATTCGGTGTTACGGCGACTCAATAACGGTCGAAAACGGCGTCAAATTGTATAATGTAGCGTTGGAATACGCCTCCGGTGGAGCTTTATCGGAAAAAGTGAAAATTTCTGGTAACTTCCGGTTGCCGGAAAATGAAGTCCGGCGGGTTACAAAGTCTGTTCTAAACGGGCTTGATTTTATTCACGGAAACGGGTTTGTACACTGCGATATTAAACTTCAAAACATTCTATTAGATTCTAACGGCGCCGTTAAAATAGCCGACTTTGGGTTGGCGAAAAAGATAACGCCGTTAAATAATTTAAACTCGCCGGTAAAGTGGGGAATTCGAGGTACACCGATATACATGTCGCCGGAGATGGTCACCGGCGGCGAGCAGGGGCCGGCGGCGGATGTGTGGGCGGTTGGGTGTATGGTGGTGGAGATGATTACCGGTGAACCGGTTTGGAAATGTTGTGATTTTGGCGCGCTTTTGATGAAAATCGGTATTGGCGGGGAAATACCGGAGATTCCCGGGAAATTATTATTATCGGATGAAGGAAAAGATTTTCTTGGAAAATGTTTTTTGAAAGATCCGAGGGAAAGATGGACGGCTGAGATGCTGCTACGTCACCCGTTTGTGAACAGTGTGGTTGAGTGTGAAGAGGATGCAGAGAATCAAATCTCCCCCAGGGATCCCTTTGACTTTTTTGATTGGGAAGTGGAATCGGAGCGATCAGTAACTTCggatttggaattggaatttgagTTGTCGGCTGTTTCGTTGGCGACGAGGTTGGGGGGTTTGATGACGTGTCAGCAACCGGATTGGTCGGTTTCCGGCAGTTGGCTAAAAGTGAGATGA